From a region of the Corallococcus coralloides DSM 2259 genome:
- a CDS encoding CHAP domain-containing protein yields MRPRSPPEDLLLLRRSSLVTLMSLGCLVGCAHVPDAAPRMAVELPVAPVARPSVDAPSVASVGAAGALGVKAEAPPPLAFVMPEGSAGLAALLEADPHPAPEEAGVIAAALEAAALFTGPTQGPGGFWDELLPPPSKLARGIVARAAQLVGARRLDRSVPNDCSGLVRLAYLQAGIDLVAHGFLAGENAVTGIFRRAQAAGAVHRLNPRPGDLAFFKETYDRNRDGKRNDGMTHIAVVESVAPDGTVTFIHRGGKGVARSRMNLARPTVHKLNSGALLNDFIRPASKGMRAYLAGELFVAFASPGGL; encoded by the coding sequence ATGCGCCCGCGTTCACCCCCGGAGGACTTGTTGCTGCTGCGCCGTTCGTCGCTCGTCACCCTGATGTCGCTGGGCTGCCTGGTGGGTTGTGCGCACGTCCCGGACGCCGCGCCTCGCATGGCGGTGGAACTTCCGGTCGCGCCCGTCGCGCGGCCCTCCGTTGATGCCCCAAGCGTCGCGTCGGTAGGGGCGGCCGGGGCACTGGGCGTGAAGGCGGAAGCGCCTCCGCCGCTGGCCTTCGTGATGCCGGAGGGCAGCGCGGGACTGGCGGCGCTGCTGGAGGCGGATCCGCACCCGGCGCCGGAGGAGGCGGGTGTCATCGCGGCGGCGCTGGAGGCCGCGGCGCTCTTCACCGGGCCCACGCAGGGGCCGGGCGGCTTCTGGGACGAGCTGCTGCCGCCGCCGTCGAAGCTGGCGCGCGGCATCGTGGCGCGCGCGGCGCAGCTGGTGGGCGCGCGTCGCTTGGACCGCTCGGTGCCCAATGACTGTTCGGGGCTGGTGCGGCTGGCGTACCTGCAGGCCGGCATCGACCTGGTGGCGCACGGCTTCCTCGCGGGAGAGAACGCGGTGACGGGCATCTTCCGTCGCGCGCAGGCCGCGGGCGCGGTGCACCGGCTGAACCCGCGTCCGGGCGACCTGGCGTTCTTCAAGGAAACGTACGACCGCAACCGCGACGGCAAGCGCAACGACGGCATGACGCACATCGCGGTCGTGGAGTCCGTGGCGCCAGACGGCACCGTGACGTTCATCCACCGGGGCGGCAAGGGCGTGGCGCGCAGCCGCATGAACCTGGCGCGCCCCACGGTGCACAAGCTGAACTCCGGTGCGCTGCTCAACGATTTCATCCGACCGGCGAGCAAGGGGATGCGCGCGTACCTCGCGGGTGAGCTCTTCGTCGCGTTCGCTTCACCTGGAGGTTTGTAG
- the bla gene encoding subclass B1 metallo-beta-lactamase: MNPLRCGPLLFLLTACASTPSVPPPLSQQEEFVLAKDVRVRRMAPGVWMHVTEAGGDWAGVTANGLLVEDGDASILVDTGWTPEHAQALLTWARDTLHHPVRAAVVTHFHLDRTGGIPTLDAQGIPVHAREDTALRAGKQGNPVPTKRLADAQDFGPLSVFFPGAGHSPDNLVVMHPASGILYGGCFIKDAHAKHLGNLEDADVAAWPGSIQREREHFPNARIIIPGHEQPGGPELLDYTEALLKKASKG, translated from the coding sequence ATGAATCCACTGCGCTGCGGTCCCCTCCTGTTCCTCCTCACGGCCTGTGCCTCCACGCCCTCCGTGCCTCCTCCCCTTTCTCAGCAGGAGGAGTTCGTGCTCGCGAAGGACGTGCGGGTGCGGCGCATGGCGCCTGGCGTGTGGATGCATGTCACGGAAGCGGGCGGGGACTGGGCGGGTGTGACCGCGAACGGGCTCCTCGTGGAGGACGGTGACGCGTCCATCCTCGTCGACACCGGCTGGACGCCGGAGCACGCCCAAGCGCTGCTCACCTGGGCCCGCGACACGCTCCACCATCCGGTGCGCGCCGCGGTGGTGACGCACTTCCACCTCGACCGGACCGGCGGCATCCCCACGCTCGACGCGCAGGGCATCCCCGTCCACGCTCGCGAGGACACGGCGCTGCGCGCGGGCAAGCAGGGCAACCCCGTTCCCACGAAGCGGCTGGCGGACGCGCAGGACTTCGGGCCGCTGTCGGTGTTCTTCCCCGGCGCGGGGCACTCGCCCGACAACCTGGTCGTCATGCACCCGGCGTCAGGCATCCTCTATGGCGGCTGCTTCATCAAGGACGCCCACGCGAAGCACCTGGGCAATCTCGAGGACGCGGATGTCGCCGCGTGGCCTGGAAGCATCCAGCGCGAGCGCGAGCACTTCCCCAACGCCCGCATCATCATCCCCGGCCACGAGCAGCCCGGCGGACCGGAGCTGCTCGACTACACCGAGGCCCTGCTGAAGAAGGCCTCGAAGGGATAG